From the genome of Bradyrhizobium sp. ORS 278:
TTGTAGGTGACGTTGAGCGCCCATTCGTCGGTCAGCGCCGCCTGGATCCGCGGCCACGGACACATGTAAATGCAGACCTGCTCGCGGGCATGGCCGGCGAACAGATAGGTCGTAGCCGTCAGAATACCGATCCAGAGATAGGCTGTGAACGGCGCGTGAAAGGTGGCGAGGTCCTTCACCAGGGTCGGCGCGTCGTCGAAATACAGTACCCAGGCGCCGCCGGTCCACCAGCCGATCATGATCCAGAGGAAGTGCTTGGTCGCGACCTTGCGGATGTGGCTGAAGGTCCAGCCGCGCTTGTCGCCGAGCATGCGCTCGCGCCGGTCACCTTCGACCCAGCGTTCGACCGCGTAGAACAGATCGGTCCAGACCGTCTGCGGGCAGAGATAGCCGCACCACAGCCGGCCCGCGAGGGCGTTCATCAGGAACAGCGTGACGGCCGCAAGAATCAGAAGGCCCGTGAAATAGTAGACCTCCTGCGGCCACAGCTCGATGAAGAAGAAGTAGAAACGGCGGTGCGGGAAATCGACCAGCACCGCCTGGTTCGGCATTCCCGGGCCGCGATCCCAGCGCACGAACGGCAGCAGATAGTAGATGCCGAGCGTGATGCACAGTATCGTCCATTTGATCCGACGGAAACGGCCGTGCACGGCGGCGGGATAGACCTTGTCGCGCGCCTTGTAGAGCGGTCCGACAATGTAGGTTTCGCCCTGGTCGGCCATGATGCCCTTGCTTCGTCGTCATCTCGCCCCACCGCACTCCGGCTCAGGAGAACGCATTTCCGCTGCGCAAGCCCAGCTTCTTGAACACGATCGCCGCCGGGCAGAAGCCGGTGAACGACGCCTGGATCATGTTGAGGCCGGCGAAGGCCGTCAGCAGGAACCAGTACGGACTGACATACCAGCCGAGCGCGAGGCTGAGCAGGACGACGAATCCTGCGAAGGTGAGAACTGCTTTATCGACGTTCATGGCATGGTTCTCCATGGATGGATTTGAGCGGAATCAAGCCCGAGGTGGGGCGTACGGCCGTCCCGCGGTTCCGGATTTTCGCAACGTCCCCGACGGGGCCACGCCACCCGTGCCAGCAGACTGAAAGTGCCGCCGAGCCCTTGAAGATATATTCGTAAATTCGTATATACGCAATAGATAGTTTCAAACGAGCGGGTAAGTGATGCGCGGATTTTGGCTTCTGATCGCCGCCATGGCGTGGCAGATGACTTGGCAAACAATTGCGTCTCAAGCCGAAACGCTGACGGTGACCCCGCGTCAGGTCGCCGACGAGAAGGCGGTGTTCGCGACCGTGGAAAGCGTCAGCGTCGTTCCGGCGCGCGGTCGCATCGGCGGCACCATCGCGCAGCTTTCGGTGCGCGAAGGCGACCCGGTCAAGCGAGGCCAACCGATCGCCTTGATCGGCGACGAGAAGCTCGCGCTGCAGCTCAAGTCGCTCGACGCTCAGATCGAGGCGCTGCAGGCGCAGGCCAACCAGGCGCAGATCGACTTCACCCGCACCGAGGGTCTGGTCGAGCGCGGCACCCTGCCCCGCGTCAAGCTCGACGAGACGCGCACCGCGCTCAACGTCGCGGAGAATTCGCTGCGGGCCAAAACCGCCGAGCGCGCGGTGGTCAACCAGCAGATGAGCGAAGGCCAGGTGCTGGCGCCCGACGACGGTCGCGTGCTGAAGAAACTGGTGACGGTCGGCTCGGTGGTCCTGCCCGGCGATCCCGTAGTCACGGTGGCGCAGCAGAACTTCAAGCTGCGGCTGCGCGTGCCCGAGCGCCATGCGCTGTTCCTGAAGGCGGGCGACAAGATCCGTCTGGATGGCGCCGAGTTCGGCGAGAGCGGCGACAAATGGGGCGTGATCGACCTCGTCTATCCGCAGATCGAGGAAGGCCGCGTCGTCGCCGACGCGATCGTCCCGGGCCTCGGCCAGTATTTCGTCGGCGACCGGCTGCGGGTATGGATCTCCGGCGGCCAGCGCGAGGCCTATGTCATCCCCTCCCGCTATGTCATCACCCGCTTCGGCATCGACACCGTCCAGCTGCAGCAGGGCGCGCAACAGGTGAGCGTGCCGGTGCAGCGCGGCCGCGCGCTGCCGAGCGCCGATCTTCCCGATGGACTTGAAATCCTGTCCGGCCTGCGCGCCGGCGACCAATTGGTGCAGCCGTGAAACTCGGGCTCTCAGGCAAGCTGACCAAGGCGACCATCGCCTCGCCGTTGACGCCGCTGTTCCTGCTCGCCTCGCTCGTCGTCGGCCTCATCGCGGTGGTCGTGATCCCGCGCGAGGAGGAGCCGCAGATCAGCGTGCCCATGGTCGACATCCGCGTCAACGCCGACGGCCTGCGCGCGCCCGACGGTGTCGAGCTCGTGACCAAGCCGCTGGAGACGATCGTCAAGGCGATCGACGGCGTCGAGCACGTCTACAGCCAGACCGAGGATGACCGCGTCATGGTCACCGCGCGGTTCCTGGTGGGCACCAAATTCGAGGATGCGATCCTGCGCGTCCACGAGAAGATCCGCGCCAACCTCGACCGCATCCCCGTGGGCATCCCCGAGCCGCTGATCGTCGGCCGTGGGATCAACGACGTCGCGGTCACCGTGCTGACCTTATCGCCAAAGCCGGAAGCCGCCGAGCGCTGGTCCGACAAGGACCTCTATGAGCTGGCCGACAAGTTGCGCGCGGAGCTGACCAAGGTCGACAATATCGGGCTCACCTACATCTCCGGCGGCGGTGCCCAGCAGATCCGCGTCGAGCCCAGCCCGGAAAAGCTGTCGCTGTTCGGCGTCACCCTGCAGCAGCTCGTCGCCAAGGTGAAGGATGCGAACCGCTCCTTCCTCGCCGGCGACGTCCGCGACGGCGGCATCGTGCGGAACGTCACCGCCGGGCAGACGCTCGCCGGCATCCCTGATATCGGCCTGCTGCTGATCTCGACCCGCGACGGCCGCCCGGTCTATGTGCGCGACGTCGCGACCGTGGTCGTCGGCCCCAATCTTGCGGAGCACCGCGTCTGGGACGACGCACGCAACGACAAGGGAGACTGGCACCGCGTGCCTGCGGTGAGCCTGGCGCTCGCCAAGCGCGCCGGCGCCAATGCGGTCGTGGTGTCGCACGATATCGCGCAACGGCTCGAAGGACTGAAGACCATACTCATTCCCAACGACGTGGCGGTCACGGTGACGCGCGACTATGGCGAGACCGCCAATGAAAAGGCCAACGAGCTCTTGTTCCATCTCGGCCTCGCCACGATCTCGATCGTCGTCCTGATCGCAGTTGCGATCGGCTGGCGCGAGGCGCTCGTCACGTTCGTGGTCATCCCGACCACGATCCTGCTGACGATGTTCGCCGCCAATTTGATGGGCTACACCATCAACCGCGTCAGCCTGTTCGCGCTGATCTTCTCGATCGGCATCCTGGTCGATGACGCCATCGTCGTGGTCGAGAACATCGCCCGCCATTGGGGCATGCACGACGGCCGTCCGCGCCTGCAGGCGACCGTCGAGGCGGTGGCCGAGGTCGGCAATCCCACGATCGTCGCCACCCTCACCGTGGTCGCCGCCCTGCTGCCGATGCTGTTCGTGTCGGGCCTGATGGGCCCCTATATGGCGCCGATCCCGGCCAACGCCTCGGCCGCGATGCTGTTCTCGTTTGTCGTGGCGATGGTCGTGGCGCCCTGGCTGATGCTGCGACTCGCGCCGAAGCAGGTCGCCGCCGCAGCCAGCGCGCATCACGATGCCCATGGCGAGGGCCGGCTCGGGCGGATCTATCGCAGCGTGGCGCGTGCAATCGTCGCCAGCAAGCGCTCCGCATGGATCTTCCTGCTCGGCGTCGGGATCGCCACGCTGCTGTCGATGACGCTGTTCGCGACCAAGTCCGTCACTGTCAAGCTGCTGCCGTTCGACAACAAGTCGGAGATCGCCGTGATGGTCGATCTGCCGGAAGGCGCGAGCCTGGAGGATACCGAGCGGACGCTGTTCGCCGCGGCCGACATCGCGCATCAGCTGCCGGAAATCACGAACGTGCAGAGCTATGCCGGCACGGCGGCGCCGTTCAATTTCAACGGTCTCGTCCGGCACTATGACTTGCGGGAACGGCCGGAGCTCGGCGAACTCCAGGTCAATCTCGCCGCGCGCGGCGACCGCAAGCGCTCGAGCCACGACATCGCGCTCGACCTGCGGCAGCGACTGAAGGCGGTGTCGGTGCCATCCGGCAGCAGCATCAAGGTGGTCGAAGTGCCGCCCGGGCCGCCGGTGCTGGCGACCCTGCTCGCCGAGATTTACGGCCCGGACGCGGCGACTAGGCGTGCCGTTACCGCTGAGATGAAGAAGGTGTTCGCCGATGTGCCCTTCATCGTCGACATCGACGATTCCGTCGGTCAGCCACGGCCGCGGCTGCGGCTGTCGATCGACCAGGACAGTCTCGAATATTTCGGGGTCGAGCAGCGCGACGTCTACGACACCATCCAGACCTTGTTCGGCGGCGTCTCGGTCGGCTACTCGCACCGCGGCGAGGACCGCAACCCGATCGAAATCGCAGTCAAGCTGCCGAAGCGCGCCAGGAGCTGGAGCGAGGCCCTGGCCTCGACGCCGGTGCCGGCCAACACCCTGCCCGGCAGCAAGACGGTGGTCGAGCTCGGCCAGGTCCTGAAGGCGACGATGGAAGACGGTTCGCCGATGATCTTCCGCCGCGACGGCCGCTTCGCCGACATGGTGATGGCCGAGCTCGCCGGTCGTTTCGAGGCGCCGCTGTACGGCATGCTCGCGGTCGCCGACCGGATCGACGCGCATGACTGGGGCAAGCTGCCGAAGCCCATGATCGGCTTCCATGGCCAGCCGACCGACGAGCAGCGTCCCACCCTGCTGTGGGACGGCGAATGGGAGATCACCTATGTGACGTTCCGCGATATGGGCGCGGCGTTCGGCGCAGCGATCCTCGGCATCTACGTGCTGGTCGTGGCGCAGTTCAAAAGCTTCAAGCTGCCACTCGTCATCCTGACTCCGATCCCGCTGACGCTGATCGGCATCCTGCTTGGCCACTGGCTGCTCGGCGCGCCGTTCACGGCGACGTCGATGATCGGCTTCATCGCGCTCGCCGGCATCATCGTGCGCAACTCGATCCTGCTGGTCGACTTCATCCGCCACAGCGGCGC
Proteins encoded in this window:
- the ccoG gene encoding cytochrome c oxidase accessory protein CcoG, whose translation is MADQGETYIVGPLYKARDKVYPAAVHGRFRRIKWTILCITLGIYYLLPFVRWDRGPGMPNQAVLVDFPHRRFYFFFIELWPQEVYYFTGLLILAAVTLFLMNALAGRLWCGYLCPQTVWTDLFYAVERWVEGDRRERMLGDKRGWTFSHIRKVATKHFLWIMIGWWTGGAWVLYFDDAPTLVKDLATFHAPFTAYLWIGILTATTYLFAGHAREQVCIYMCPWPRIQAALTDEWALNVTYKGDRGEPRMSVKKAEAARLQGEPAGDCVDCHQCVNVCPTGVDIRNGIQLGCIQCSLCIDACDSVMTQIGRPTGLIGYDTDINVARRREGKPEIYRLIRPRTIIYASFIAIVGGVMLYTLATRGTMGINVLHERNPLFVQLSDGGVRNDYTVRLLNKRGARDFVLNVVGLPNAKVTVAGEAREADGRMVIDVGQDQTREIRVSIEAKGAGLPAAPVDIEMRITDPATGASVSKHDHFVPAS
- a CDS encoding DUF2892 domain-containing protein; translation: MNVDKAVLTFAGFVVLLSLALGWYVSPYWFLLTAFAGLNMIQASFTGFCPAAIVFKKLGLRSGNAFS
- a CDS encoding efflux RND transporter periplasmic adaptor subunit, coding for MAWQMTWQTIASQAETLTVTPRQVADEKAVFATVESVSVVPARGRIGGTIAQLSVREGDPVKRGQPIALIGDEKLALQLKSLDAQIEALQAQANQAQIDFTRTEGLVERGTLPRVKLDETRTALNVAENSLRAKTAERAVVNQQMSEGQVLAPDDGRVLKKLVTVGSVVLPGDPVVTVAQQNFKLRLRVPERHALFLKAGDKIRLDGAEFGESGDKWGVIDLVYPQIEEGRVVADAIVPGLGQYFVGDRLRVWISGGQREAYVIPSRYVITRFGIDTVQLQQGAQQVSVPVQRGRALPSADLPDGLEILSGLRAGDQLVQP
- a CDS encoding efflux RND transporter permease subunit, translated to MKLGLSGKLTKATIASPLTPLFLLASLVVGLIAVVVIPREEEPQISVPMVDIRVNADGLRAPDGVELVTKPLETIVKAIDGVEHVYSQTEDDRVMVTARFLVGTKFEDAILRVHEKIRANLDRIPVGIPEPLIVGRGINDVAVTVLTLSPKPEAAERWSDKDLYELADKLRAELTKVDNIGLTYISGGGAQQIRVEPSPEKLSLFGVTLQQLVAKVKDANRSFLAGDVRDGGIVRNVTAGQTLAGIPDIGLLLISTRDGRPVYVRDVATVVVGPNLAEHRVWDDARNDKGDWHRVPAVSLALAKRAGANAVVVSHDIAQRLEGLKTILIPNDVAVTVTRDYGETANEKANELLFHLGLATISIVVLIAVAIGWREALVTFVVIPTTILLTMFAANLMGYTINRVSLFALIFSIGILVDDAIVVVENIARHWGMHDGRPRLQATVEAVAEVGNPTIVATLTVVAALLPMLFVSGLMGPYMAPIPANASAAMLFSFVVAMVVAPWLMLRLAPKQVAAAASAHHDAHGEGRLGRIYRSVARAIVASKRSAWIFLLGVGIATLLSMTLFATKSVTVKLLPFDNKSEIAVMVDLPEGASLEDTERTLFAAADIAHQLPEITNVQSYAGTAAPFNFNGLVRHYDLRERPELGELQVNLAARGDRKRSSHDIALDLRQRLKAVSVPSGSSIKVVEVPPGPPVLATLLAEIYGPDAATRRAVTAEMKKVFADVPFIVDIDDSVGQPRPRLRLSIDQDSLEYFGVEQRDVYDTIQTLFGGVSVGYSHRGEDRNPIEIAVKLPKRARSWSEALASTPVPANTLPGSKTVVELGQVLKATMEDGSPMIFRRDGRFADMVMAELAGRFEAPLYGMLAVADRIDAHDWGKLPKPMIGFHGQPTDEQRPTLLWDGEWEITYVTFRDMGAAFGAAILGIYVLVVAQFKSFKLPLVILTPIPLTLIGILLGHWLLGAPFTATSMIGFIALAGIIVRNSILLVDFIRHSGAEGKTLRDVVLEAGAVRFKPILLTALAAMIGAATILLDPIFQGLAISLLFGLASSTLLTVLVIPAIYVALREPGKPTMKAP